One Vespula pensylvanica isolate Volc-1 chromosome 3, ASM1446617v1, whole genome shotgun sequence DNA window includes the following coding sequences:
- the LOC122627488 gene encoding fibroin heavy chain-like: MKVIAFSLLCIVASTTAFSISSSFKTSAALKGGPIIRKIPGAGIIEAIKESQSGGAAARPGSNAGSSVGAGAPAGAGAGAGAGSNAGAGAGAGSNAGSGPAAGSGARAGSNPRSGVGAGIAAAPSSSEQPTEAPSSSEQPCEESSSSEQPSEAPSSSEQPSEAPSSSEQSSSTSPSGSGVGAGVGAGAGAGAGAGAGAGSGTGAGAGVGAGAGAGAGSGTGAGAGAGAGAGAGVGAGAGAGAGVGAGAGIGAGVGAGAGAGAGRGAGAGVGAGVGVSAGVGVGSGSGGKLGAGVSVGVGGKVGAGVGGKVGAGVGAGISVGVGRKVGGGVSVGVGAGLGGKVGTGAGAGIGAGLGGAIAAGLGNLAAGLNGGARGHIGVF; the protein is encoded by the exons ATGAAGGTAATAGCGTTCTCTCTACTGTGCATTGTGGCTTCTACCACAGCCTTTTCG atAAGTTCTTCTTTCAAAACGAGTGCAGCATTAAAAGGAGGTCCTATCATAAGAAAGATTCCAGGTGCAGGAATAATTGAAGCTATTAAAGAATCACAATCAGGAG GCGCAGCGGCAAGACCAGGTTCTAATGCAGGATCAAGTGTAGGAGCGGGCGCACCAGCAGGTGCAGGTGCAGGTGCAGGTGCAGGTTCTAATGCAGGAGCAGGTGCAGGAGCAGGTTCTAATGCAGGATCAGGTCCAGCAGCAGGATCAGGTGCAAGAGCAGGTTCTAATCCAAGATCAGGTGTAGGAGCAGGCATAGCAGCAG CACCTAGCAGTTCTGAACAACCAACCGAAGCACCTAGCAGTTCTGAACAACCATGTGAAGAATCTAGCAGCTCTGAACAACCAAGTGAAGCACCTAGCAGCTCTGAACAACCAAGTGAAGCACCTAGCAGCTCTGAACAATCGAGCTCTACCTCACCAAGTGGATCGGGTGTAGGAGCAGGCGTAGGAGCAGGCGCAGGAGCAGGCGCAGGAGCAGGAGCAGGCGCAGGATCAGGCACAGGAGCAGGCGCAGGAGTAGGCGCAGGTGCAGGAGCAGGCGCAGGATCAGGCACAGGAGCAGGTGCAGGAGCAGGCGCAGGAGCAGGCGCAGGAGTAGGCGCAGGCGCAGGAGCAGGCGCAGGAGTAGGCGCAGGCGCAGGAATAGGTGCAGGAGTAGGTGCAGGAGCAGGTGCAGGAGCAGGCAGAGGAGCAGGCGCAGGAGTAGGCGCAGGCGTAGGAGTAAGTGCAGGAGTAGGTGTAGGATCAGGCTCAGGAGGAAAATTGGGTGCAGGAGTAAGCGTAGGAGTAGGTGGAAAAGTAGGTGCAGGAGTAGGTGGAAAAGTAGGTGCAGGAGTAGGTGCAGGAATAAGCGTAGGAGTAGGTAGAAAAGTAGGTGGAGGAGTAAGTGTAGGAGTAGGCGCAGGATTAGGTGGAAAAGTAGGTACAGGAGCAGGCGCAGGAATAGGCGCAGGATTAGGTGGAGCAATAGCTGCAGGATTAGGAAATCTAGCTGCAGGACTAAATGGAGGAGCAAGAGGTCATATTGGAGTATTTTGA